The Saccharomyces mikatae IFO 1815 strain IFO1815 genome assembly, chromosome: 15 DNA window CCGGATATCCCATATACTGCCAAGGGTGCACCCATCATCTCAAAGCCCAAGGAAAATTACACTTTTGAATCTCATCCTGGCACCCCTGtgtcatcttcattaatGACGCAAAGACCGGGTGCTGAAAGCTCGCTGAAGAGTTTGGATAGTGCCATACGATCCACGATCAATTTAGAAAATCCTCAACCTATCAGAACGCCAAACAACATTGCGACGgcaaataataatttcGATATCAAGAAGacgctttctttttcaagaatCCCCATGATTCCCGGTGGAAAGTTGCAAAATACGAGCAATAGCACGGACGCTGGTGAATTATTCAACGCACAAAATGCCGGTTATAAGTTGTGGGTAGTACAAGCCGGTACTCTGATTGCTCATTTATTGAGCGCTGCAGGAGCAGACCACGTGATCACAATGGATTTGCACGACCCACAATTTCCTGGGTTCTTCGATATTCCAGTCGATAATCTTTACTGTAAGCCTATTGCTCAAAACTATATCCAACATCGTATTCCAGACTATCAGGATGCTGTGATTGTTTCGCCAGACGCCGGTGGTGCCAAAAGAGCTACAGCTATTGCAGACGCTCTAGAGTTGTCCTTTGCTTTAATTcataaagaaagaaggtCACAGTTATTAAAGGGTCCTCCAGATGCCACATTGACTTCTGGTGGTTCACTGCCTGTATCTCCAAGACCATTAGTGACTACTTTGGTATCCTCGCAGAACATGACCACTTCAGGTGCCGCTGCAGTTGCAGCTCttgaaatgaagaaaacaactTCAGCCTCTTCTACTTCGTCTCAATCTTCTAATTCGTCCAAGTTCGTTCAGACCACCATGCTTGTTGGTGATGTTAGAAACAAGGTTTGCATTATAGTGGATGATTTGGTGGATACTTCATACACAATCACCAGAGCTGCGAAATTATTGAAGGATCAAGGATCTACCAAAGTTTACGCTTTAATCACGCACGGTATCTTTTCCGGTGATGCGCTAGAAAGGATCGGTCAAAGTAGTATAGACAAACTGATAATTTCCAATACAGTTCCTCAGGATAGAACGTTACAATACCTAGGTAAGGATAGAGTGGATGTTATTGACGTTTCTTGCATAATTGGTGAAGCTATCAGAAGAATCCATAACGGTGAGTCCATTTCAATGTTGTTTGAACACGGTTGGTAGTGGCGTTAATGTgttatattctttatcGATAAAATAGGAAAAAGTGTATATATAGttcatatataaaatttctacattttcttttgtttagtATGTGTATTGAaacattttatttataggttagagaaacaaaaaaaaaaggtaacTTCTTCATGTAAAACTgttggaaaattttaaacACCCCTTCCCACTTGTAAACTCATGCATGTAGGTGTAGTAACGATGATTTATAGTCgatttttctattatatCTGCTTTATCTTTTCATAGTTGACGAAGAGCCATTTCCTTCATAATTGGAGGTTCTTGAAAACGAGTCTGAGAAATTTGTACGATCATTGTTAGTGTTTTCgttcttgaatttctttctaataCT harbors:
- the PRS5 gene encoding ribose phosphate diphosphokinase subunit PRS5 (similar to Saccharomyces cerevisiae PRS5 (YOL061W); ancestral locus Anc_3.166); translation: MSMSNIVVFGGDSHPELVTKICENLDIHPSQVELGKFSNGETSIALRESVREKDVYIIQSGCGQVNDTFMQLLILISACKSASASRVTAVMPYLCYSRQPDIPYTAKGAPIISKPKENYTFESHPGTPVSSSLMTQRPGAESSLKSLDSAIRSTINLENPQPIRTPNNIATANNNFDIKKTLSFSRIPMIPGGKLQNTSNSTDAGELFNAQNAGYKLWVVQAGTLIAHLLSAAGADHVITMDLHDPQFPGFFDIPVDNLYCKPIAQNYIQHRIPDYQDAVIVSPDAGGAKRATAIADALELSFALIHKERRSQLLKGPPDATLTSGGSLPVSPRPLVTTLVSSQNMTTSGAAAVAALEMKKTTSASSTSSQSSNSSKFVQTTMLVGDVRNKVCIIVDDLVDTSYTITRAAKLLKDQGSTKVYALITHGIFSGDALERIGQSSIDKLIISNTVPQDRTLQYLGKDRVDVIDVSCIIGEAIRRIHNGESISMLFEHGW